The genomic region GGATGCGTCGAGGCTCACCGAGCGCAGCACGCTCGGCTGGTTGCCGATCATCTTGAAGAAATGGACATATTCGACGTTCGACACTTCCCTCAGGAAGCGCAGCAGCTCATCGGCGAAGCGCGGCGTGCCGAGCGCGCCGACAAGGCCGCCGAGATCGGCGCTCATCAGCCGCGCGTTCTCCCGCGCTCGCGTCGGGTCCGCCAGCATTGTCATCACCATATCGACCTCCTGACCGATCGCTGCTGGCCGGGATGTCTCCTCCCGATACACGCGGCGACCGTCGCTCCTCCTCTCCCGCTCGCGGCGCGCGGTCGGACCGGACGGTTCATGCTACCGTCCTTCGCGTCGAATGTGATGGCCGCGCGGCGCGAATCCAATTGGTGAACGGCGAAGTCGCGCTTCGACGCTCGCGAAATGGGCCTTCATCGCGTGCCGGCGTCGTCTTCCCGGATACCAGCCGCCATGATTTGCAGACACCTCGGCGTCGAAGGCTGGGCCGGGTCGGGAAGGAACCGCTTACCGTGCGACTCCTTCCTTCGCTCAATTCCGGCCGCCCATGAGGCCGCGTGCGATGACCTGCGCCTGGATCTCTGCGGCACCCTCGAAGATGTTGAGGATGCGTGCGTCGCACAGCACGCGGCTGATCTCATATTCGAGGGCGTAGCCGTTGCCGCCGTGGATTTGTAGCGCAGCGTCCGCGTTCGACCACGCGGCGCGCGCCCCGAGCAGCTTGGCCATGCCTGCCTCGATGTCGCAGCGCTTGCCCGAATCCTTGGCGCGCGCGGCGGCGTAGCTCAGCTCGCGCGCGGCGACGAAATCGACGAGGCTGGCGGCGAGCTTGTCCGACACGCGGGGGAAATGGACGATCGCCTTGCCGAACTGCTTGCGCGCAAGCGCATAGTCGAGGCCAAGCTCCAGCGCCCGCCGTGCGACGCCCACCGCGCGCGCGGCCGTCTGGATGCGCGCGCCCTCAAAGGTGCGCATGAGCTGCTTGAAGCCTTGCCCTTCCTCACCGCCGAGCAGCGCTTCGGCCGGCGCGCGCATCGCATCGAACTGAAGGGCATATTCGCGCATCCCGCGATAGCCGAGCACCTCTATCTCGCTGCCGCTCATGCCGGAGGCGGGGAAGGGGCCGCTCTCCGTCCCGCGCGGCTTGGGCACCAGCAGCATCGACAGGCCGGCGTAACCCTGCGCATCGGGCACGGTGCGCGCGAGGAGCGTCATCAGGTCCGAGCGCGCGGCATGGGTGATCCAGTTCTTGGCGCCGTCGATCACCCATTCGCCGGCATCCCGCCTCGCGCGGGTCTGAAGCGAGCCGAGGTCGGAACCGGTGTCAGGCTCGGTGAACACGGCGGTGGGCAGCACCTCGCCGCTGGCGATCCTCGGCAGCCAATGCGCCTTTTGCGCGTCCGTGCCGCCCATCGCGATCAATTCGCCCGCGATCTCCGAACGAGTGCCGAGCGAGCCGGCGCTGATCCAGCCGCGCGACAGCTCCTCGGTGACGAGGCACATGACGAGCTTGCTGAGGCCCAGCCCGCCATATTGCTCGGGGATGCACACGCCGAACGTGCCGAGATCGGCCATCGCCCGCACCGTGGCATCGGGGATCAGGTCGTTGGCGAGATGCCAGCGATGCGCGTTGGGGATGATCTCCGCGTCGGTGAAGCGGCGGAACTGGTCGCGGATCGCGTCGAGATCGGCGTCGTGCAGCGTCTCGCTCGGCCAATGGCCCTGCGCCAGTGCCTCGACCAGCGCCGCTCGGACGGGGGCGAGGTCCTCTTCCAGCAGCGCGGCGCAGGCGTCGGCCAGCATTCTTCCCGCCGCACCGATGCCGAGATCGGACGGGCGCAACAACTCGTTCTGCCCCATCGGCAGGCCGCCGGCGAGCTGGCCGATCGTCTCGGCGAAGGCGAGCCGCGCGACCATCGCGTCGAGCGGGTTGATGCCGTGGCTGGCGCGCACCCAATCAAGCACCGCTTCCAGCGCGGCGACGCTGGTGGCGATCCAGGCGAAGCCGTGCGCCGCGCGCTGATCGGCATCGATCGACCGGCTACGCAGCCGCTCCGTCAGCGCCGCATGCGTCGATGCGCGGAACGCCTGCGCCGCCGCGAGACAAGGCGCGAGATCGTCGATCCGTTCGCCGGCCATGATCGCGCTGCTCATCCCTGCCTCCTCCGTCCGGGGCGCTTGCTGACGCGATCGGCGCCGCGCGTCGACTTCGGATGGGCGAAGCGGAGCTTCTCGTTTGGGAAATCGCTTCAGGCCTGAAGACGCGCGGCCAGGTCCATTTCCGGCGCGATATATTCCTCGACCTCGGTGATTTCCCCATCGCTCACGGCGACCAATTGGGTGATATGCACCTTCCCGATCCGGTCGAGCGTGATCGCGGCCTGACAGAAGAAGCCCTTTGCCGTGGGCACGATCCGTACATTCTCGAACGGCGGAATCCGCCCCGCCGCGTGCGCGGCGTTGAACGCCTGCATCGCTTCGCGATGCGGCATCCATTTGTCGTCCGAACTGTGCCAGATTCGGCAATCGGCGGAGCAAATGTCCTGCAATATCGAGAAATCCCCGCCCATCGCGATGGACCACCCGTCGATCAGCCGCTCGACCTGCGCGTCTGTCATATCCCGCTCCTTGCGATCAGAAACTGTACGAAAGCGATCCGCCGATCACGCGAGGCGGCTGGAAGATCGCGTAGGTGCCGAACGGCCCGCCCTGATATTGCGCATAGAGGTGCTTGTCGGTCAGGTTGGTCACGAACGCCTCGATCTTCCAGTGATCTCCCGTCGGCGTGAACGCGGCGTTCAGCCCCACCGTGGCATAGGCCGGATTACGGAACTGCTCGTTCATCAGGTTGTAGAGGCTGCTGGCGAAGCTCATGTTCGCGCCGAGCCGCACCTTGCCGATCCCGATGTTCAGGTCGTAGCTGGTGGAGACGTTGCCCGACCATTTCGGCGAGCGCGGCACGATCGTCCCGGTCGCGTCCCGTGGCGCGGAGACCCATTGCCCGGCGCCGTTCGCGACCTGGATCGTGGCTTCCCTGAAGTCGGTGAATCGCGCGTTGAGATAAGCGCCCGACAGGTTGATGCGCCACTCCGGCACCGGGCGGATCGTCGTCTCCAGCTCGAAGCCATAGGTGCGCTCGCCGGGCGCGTTGATCGTGACGCCGAGATTGGTCGTGAAGTCGAAGGTCGTGACCTGGAAATCGGTGTATTTGTAATAGAAGGCCGCTGCGTTGAGATCGAATAGCGGCGAGGCGTGCTTGTAGCCCGCCTCATAGGCGGTGACATGTTCGGGCTTCACCAGGTTCGGCGGGAAGCCGGCATAGGCGCCCGGCTTGTAGCCCTTGCTGAACGAGAAATAGACGTTGTCGCCGGGATCGAACTGATACCGCAACGCGGCGCGTGGGGTGACGGCGTTCCAGTGGCGATGATCGCTCACCACGGGCGGGACGCCGCCATATTGCACCGCAAGGTCCTTGCGCTCGCTGCTGAAGCGCGCGCCGGCGGTCAGGAACAACCCTTGCGTCAACTCATAGGTGCCGTCGGCGAACACGCCGATCGCCTCGCTCTTGATCTTCGAGGAATCGATCATGTTCGAAACGCCGAAAGAGGTGATCGTGGTGAAGGGGGAATCCGCGATGCTGTTATAGTAATTCGCGCCCGCGACGAGATCGAGCGGGCCGGATTTGTGCGAGACGGTGAAT from Sphingomonas sp. CL5.1 harbors:
- a CDS encoding TonB-dependent receptor, encoding MTDGLDVIVTAQRRAERLVDVPLSVNSINSVDLEAKHIDSLANLTQAVTSLRFEGQAPQFEPTLRGIGTLVQGGGVDASVAVYVDGVYLPNSSGMNFNLPNVSDVQVLKGPQGTLFGRNTTGGAILISTAQPSFTWTGNVKGTYASYDDGRVQGYLSGPITSNIAIGVSGFYRESPGFTVNIANGQHDARLKLFNIRPSLLFSNNDNLKIRLIYEHSYAFDTSSLGLFNVDGYALARNFPGALISSQFPRFAADTAPVNLTRADAFTAIGDLQLSKSTALKSVTSYRHDSNLFVSDADMSNLPLLSVAQMLKFKTFSQEFTVSHKSGPLDLVAGANYYNSIADSPFTTITSFGVSNMIDSSKIKSEAIGVFADGTYELTQGLFLTAGARFSSERKDLAVQYGGVPPVVSDHRHWNAVTPRAALRYQFDPGDNVYFSFSKGYKPGAYAGFPPNLVKPEHVTAYEAGYKHASPLFDLNAAAFYYKYTDFQVTTFDFTTNLGVTINAPGERTYGFELETTIRPVPEWRINLSGAYLNARFTDFREATIQVANGAGQWVSAPRDATGTIVPRSPKWSGNVSTSYDLNIGIGKVRLGANMSFASSLYNLMNEQFRNPAYATVGLNAAFTPTGDHWKIEAFVTNLTDKHLYAQYQGGPFGTYAIFQPPRVIGGSLSYSF
- a CDS encoding acyl-CoA dehydrogenase family protein, which produces MSSAIMAGERIDDLAPCLAAAQAFRASTHAALTERLRSRSIDADQRAAHGFAWIATSVAALEAVLDWVRASHGINPLDAMVARLAFAETIGQLAGGLPMGQNELLRPSDLGIGAAGRMLADACAALLEEDLAPVRAALVEALAQGHWPSETLHDADLDAIRDQFRRFTDAEIIPNAHRWHLANDLIPDATVRAMADLGTFGVCIPEQYGGLGLSKLVMCLVTEELSRGWISAGSLGTRSEIAGELIAMGGTDAQKAHWLPRIASGEVLPTAVFTEPDTGSDLGSLQTRARRDAGEWVIDGAKNWITHAARSDLMTLLARTVPDAQGYAGLSMLLVPKPRGTESGPFPASGMSGSEIEVLGYRGMREYALQFDAMRAPAEALLGGEEGQGFKQLMRTFEGARIQTAARAVGVARRALELGLDYALARKQFGKAIVHFPRVSDKLAASLVDFVAARELSYAAARAKDSGKRCDIEAGMAKLLGARAAWSNADAALQIHGGNGYALEYEISRVLCDARILNIFEGAAEIQAQVIARGLMGGRN